One window of the Populus nigra chromosome 4, ddPopNigr1.1, whole genome shotgun sequence genome contains the following:
- the LOC133690967 gene encoding protein PHLOEM UNLOADING MODULATOR-like, which translates to MRWGFSPPKITCGLGLAAISYVAVDYLRHLSPAWHERLQPALWSILALIAISRVPFYKHWSSEFRAAIPFVASMLFMLACFLLEALSVRFVTAVLGLDWHSETPPLPDTGQWLLLSLNEKLPGPLVEILRARIIGLHHFLMLFMMLAFSVLFDSVEAPGLGLGARYMFTMAIGRLLRAITFVSTILPSARPWCAAARFRVPAYPHHWAQKYYVPYASDADAIRQIINRDIAYADTGEYHGDYHPDWGSMNFLVNFLRPTPAEGASWFSLLKRAGGGCNDLLYSGHMLVAVLTAMAWTEAYGGFSSAFIWLLVMHSAQREIRERHHYTVDCIVAIYVGILLWKMTGFIWPAKDSMRSRRLAKLERIQGRLIQAAKDSDMDKVRELLKEVELRTQESQNKGHSRYLWLFSCATIFLALTIVLLAFTWTSDG; encoded by the exons ATGAGGTGGGGGTTCTCACCGCCTAAAATCACCTGCGGTTTAGGACTGGCGGCAATTTCTTATGTGGCGGTGGACTATTTGCGCCACCTGTCCCCAGCGTGGCACGAACGTCTCCAGCCAGCACTATGGTCGATACTCGCCCTCATCGCCATCTCTCGTGTCCCTTTCTACAAGCACTGGTCGTCTGAGTTTAGAGCTGCCATTCCCTTTGTTGCTTCTATGCTGTTTATGCTCGCTTGTTTTCTCTTGGAAGCTCTCTCTGTGCGCTTTGTCACTGCTGTTCTTGGCCTTGATTGGCACAG TGAAACACCTCCTCTACCTGACACTGGCCAGTGGTTACTCCTTTCACTGAATGAAAAGCTTCCTGGACCATTAGTTGAGATTCTAAGAGCTCGTATCATCGGACTTCACCATTTCCTGATGTTGTTTATGATGCTGGCTTTCTCTGTGCTATTTGACTCTGTAGAAGCTCCTGGTCTCGGTCTTGGTGCAAGATACATGTTCACTATGGCAATTGGTCGTCTTCTTCGAGCTATAACTTTTGTATCTACAATTCTACCATCAGCCCGGCCCTGGTGTGCTGCAGCTCGGTTTAGAGTCCCTGCATACCCTCACCACTGGGCTCAAAAATATTATGTTCCTTATGCTTCAGATGCTGATGCTATTCGTCAGATAATAAATCGGGATATAGCTTATG CTGATACTGGGGAATACCATGGTGATTACCATCCAGATTGGGGTTCCATGAACTTCCTTGTAAATTTCTTACGACCCACTCCTGCAGAAGGAGCTTCATGGTTTAGTCTTCTGAAGAGAGCTGGAGGTGGCTGCAATGACCTCCTATACAGTGGCCACATGCTTGTAGCTGTGCTGACAGCTATGGCTTGGACG GAAGCATATGGAGGCTTTAGCTCCGCTTTCATATGGCTGCTTGTAATGCACAGTGCCCAGAGAGAAATTCGGGAACGCCACCATTACACTGTAGACTGCATTGTGGCCATTTATGTCGGCATCCTTCTCTGGAAGATGACTGGTTTTATCTGGCCAGCCAAGGATTCAATGAGAAGTAGAAGACTCGCAAAACTTGAGAGAATTCAAGGTAGATTAATCCAAGCTGCAAAAGATTCAGACATGGACAAAGTGAGGGAGCTTCTCAAGGAGGTTGAGTTGCGCACTCAAGAGAGCCAGAACAAAGGCCACAGCAGGTATTTGTGGTTGTTTTCTTGTGCGACCATTTTCTTAGCACTAACAATTGTCCTTCTAGCTTTCACTTGGACAAGCGACGGTTGA